The genomic interval TGACTCGTGACGGTGACCCGCCCATCCGCGGAGGTGCGGGTCGTCCGGTTGAACATCGGGTGAGGCGCTCCGGCCCCGCGGTCCACCGAGAATTTCCCGGCCCGCATGAGGGTGGCCCAGTCGTTCTGTTCGATGTCGGACCGGTGCAGGCGCACGTTGAAAGCCCCCGCCGTCTCCAGCCCCAGCAGGCTGTTGGCATCACAGCCGGACAGGTCGAAGGACTCCAACGAACCACACTCCGCGGAGGAGGAGCCCGCGGGACGCATCTTGCACTCGGCCAGTGGCACCGCGGCGTAGTCCCCGACCTCGGGCAGGGACGAGCCTGGCGTCGGAGGCGTGGGAGGAGGCTCTCCGCCACTCAAGTCGTCGACCTTGGGGATACATGCCCCCAACAGACCCACGCACAGACATACGACGACCCTCTCCAACCAACTGTTGGCCATGACACTCCTCGGGGATTGACCGGCACGACGACCTGGCGGGGTGACCAGACGTCTGTCTGGCCAACCAGGCCCCCTGCGAACGGCGCAATACAGTTGCCATATCGCCCCCCGGGGAAAATCGTTCACGCGGGCAACCATCCCTTCGCAGGGAGGGGCCGTCTCCTTTTGCCTGAAGACAAACGTCTGGACTTCCGCTCCGCTCAGGGCACCAGCACGAGCTTGCCCACCGTCGTCCCGGACTCGAGCGCCCGGTGAGCGTCCGCGACGGCGTCCAGCGGGAACTTCGTCACCTGGGGCGAGACCACCTTGCCCTCCTCCACCCAGGTCAGCAGCCGCGCCATGCACTCCTCCAGCACGAAGCGCTGCTCGAACAGATAGGACAGGTTGAACGCCAGGACACTGGTGTTGTCGTTGGTCAACGTCAGCGGGTCGAACCGAGGCGTGCGCAGCCAATCCCACGCCAGCTTCGCGTAGTTCGGCCGGCCTCCCTTGCGGGGCAGCATGGAGTGGAACCCGTAGATGACCAGCTTCCCCGGCGACGCCAGGTGCCGGTAGCTGTCCCGCAGCGTGGACGGACCATTGGCGTCCAGCACCACGTCGTACCCACGAGGCGCCGCCGCCTCCGCGGCCTTCCACAGGTCCTCGCGGCTCTTGTCGATGACCACCTCCGCGCCTAGCGCCCGCGCCGCCTCCACCTTGTGGGTTCCCCCCACCACGCCCACCATCCGGCACCCGGCGATGCGCCCCAACTGCAAGAGCGCGCTGCCCACCCCGCCCGCCGCCGAGTGCACCAGCACCGTCGCCCCCGGCCTGGGATGCGCCAGCTCGAACAGCGCGAAGTACGCCGTCAGGAACACCGCGGGAAAGCCCGCCGCCTGCTCCATCGTCAGCGTCGAAGGCAGCGCGAACAATTGATGTCGCGCAACCGTGACATGCGTCGCGTACCCGCCGAACCGCGTCACCCCGAACACGCGGTCTCCGGGGGCCAGGTCCTCCACG from Myxococcus stipitatus carries:
- a CDS encoding medium chain dehydrogenase/reductase family protein, giving the protein MSARKVVIAKPGGYGQLRVENLNQVSPGAGEVLVATQAIGVNYADCVIRMGLYASAKEYVGWPITPGFEFSGTVEAVGAGVEDLAPGDRVFGVTRFGGYATHVTVARHQLFALPSTLTMEQAAGFPAVFLTAYFALFELAHPRPGATVLVHSAAGGVGSALLQLGRIAGCRMVGVVGGTHKVEAARALGAEVVIDKSREDLWKAAEAAAPRGYDVVLDANGPSTLRDSYRHLASPGKLVIYGFHSMLPRKGGRPNYAKLAWDWLRTPRFDPLTLTNDNTSVLAFNLSYLFEQRFVLEECMARLLTWVEEGKVVSPQVTKFPLDAVADAHRALESGTTVGKLVLVP